From a region of the Sorex araneus isolate mSorAra2 chromosome 10, mSorAra2.pri, whole genome shotgun sequence genome:
- the MGP gene encoding matrix Gla protein produces MRRLLVLSILAALAVAALCYESHESMESYEISPFINRRNANTFISPHLRWRAKAQERVRERTKPAYELSREACDDYKLCERYALVYGYPAAYNRYFRQRRGGK; encoded by the exons ATGCGGCGCCTGCTCGTTCTCTCCATCCTGGCAGCGCTGGCCGTGGCAGCTCTGTGCTATG AATCACATGAAAGCATGGAATCCTATGAAATTA GTCCCTTCATTAACAGAAGAAATGCTAATACCTTTATATCCCCACACCTGAGATGGAGAGCGAAGGCCCAAGAGAG GGTCCGCGAGCGCACCAAGCCTGCCTACGAGCTCAGCCGGGAGGCCTGCGACGACTACAAGCTCTGCGAACGCTACGCGCTGGTCTACGGCTACCCCGCGGCCTACAACCGCTACTTCCGGCAGCGCCGCGGGGGCAAGTGA